The Arachis ipaensis cultivar K30076 chromosome B10, Araip1.1, whole genome shotgun sequence DNA window AATAAATGCGGACATATAAATAATCTTACCTTTGATAAACGTACTCTACATCTTTGGCACTTAATTCTATCACAAGGTTTGTATTAAGAACCTCTGTAATACCTATGGAGAAAGAATAACCCCCTGCATTCTGCAAAGATGAAAATAAgttagaaataatatataatgGAATATATTAACTTgtcaatttataaatataaattaaataaaaaaatatacaactATTGCAACATAACTGGATGCTGATTTATCCTTTCAAATTGTCCTTCCAAATCATAGAGTGGTGTCTGATTCCTACTTAGGCGGTTCAAATCAGCCTGTCAATAATAATACTAAAATCTCTCAGATTTTCAGTAACTATTAAGAAAATTGTACTTTAAAGTATAATGTTGAAGTTACTGGCCTCCCAATAATTCCAGAGTTGATTGTGCAATGAAATAGAATGACAAAAAGGTAAGCGACCATCCGAATATGCTATAAAC harbors:
- the LOC107623439 gene encoding protein HAPLESS 2-like isoform X1: MVVNVKVLKKLFSVNNFQKKPRRRIVKNVASQSLEVKKLMYLYLLHYAEKYVHADLNRLSRNQTPLYDLEGQFERINQHPNAGGYSFSIGITEVLNTNLVIELSAKDVEG